One part of the Quercus lobata isolate SW786 chromosome 7, ValleyOak3.0 Primary Assembly, whole genome shotgun sequence genome encodes these proteins:
- the LOC115952594 gene encoding transmembrane 9 superfamily member 5-like yields MKTPAHMFFGGLLPFCMICLMMDDIYASLYKLKVCGALSTMFTAFIIVIVVTVSVGMVCTCYQLSKQDHQWWWRSVFRGGSIAIFMFAYGFYFYARAKARISLSLLEFLCYNACLFYAVFLILGTIGFYASSVIFQCVDLQLKRRN; encoded by the exons ATGAAGACACCTGCTCACATGTTCTTTGGGGGCCTTCTGCCTTTCTGCATGATCTGCCTCATGATGGATGATATCTATGCAAGCTTGTACAAATTGAAAGTTTGTGGTGCACTTAGTACCATGTTTACAGCTTTTATTATAGTCATCGTAGTAACTGTGTCGGTGGGAATGGTTTGTACATGCTATCAGCTATCCAAGCAAGATCACCAATGGTGGTGGAG ATCTGTGTTTCGTGGGGGATCAATTGCCATTTTCATGTTTGCATATGGCTTCTATTTCTATGCTAGAGCAAAAGCCAGAATTTCTCTGAGCCTGCTAGAGTTTTTGTGCTATAATGCTTGCCTATTCTACGCTGTCTTCTTGATACTTGGAACCATTGGCTTCTATGCTTCATCAGTTATTTTCCAATGCGTGGACCTACAACTAAAGAGGCGAAACTAG
- the LOC115952020 gene encoding transmembrane 9 superfamily member 4-like yields MLLGSGTGCFVNCGIRNCLDSKKCAFEEDRDDELMMMMNTRKVITFRSSPTKLVLIKEIHGNQYFDFVEETVCEPYSYFDLPFCPPGDPIPNRKKSFQELLEGDCYVNTWYELRFKMGTRRKLLCEKNLTREEVEKFRDAIANETMYEQDGVNASDLEFPPIQYQVGLYLINHLDFHFLYLGNKVKAIYVMGHYDFSGEISKDSEIKVVNFTYSVFWEDFESKQENQDEVSDLSKHVGGDDHVPYATTAFVICIWLGLLCAVIVAYTYLRKISFGEAAGVGHGDACRCPRYSSLLGAILGVGTQQFIM; encoded by the exons ATGTTACTTGGTTCTGGTACTGGTTGCTTTGTCAACTGTGGCATTCGCAATTGTTTGGACTCAAAGAAATGCGCCTTTGAAGAAGATCGCGATGATgaattgatgatgatgatgaataCAAGGAAGGTGATTACATTCCGCTCTTCGCCAACAAAGCTTGTCCTTATCAAGGAGATCCATGGTAatcaatattttgattttgttgaagaAACAGTTTG TGAGCCATATTCATATTTTGATTTGCCATTCTGCCCTCCTGGAG atCCAATACCCAACAGAAAGAAATCCTTTCAAGAACTTTTAGAAGGAGATTGCTATGTCAACACTTGGTATGAATTGAGGTTCAAGATGGGAACAAGAAGGAAGCTCCTTTGTGAGAAAAATCTGACCAGAGAAGAAGTTGAGAAATTTAGGGACGCCATCGCAAATGAAACTATGTACGAGCAAGATGGAGTTAATGCTTCGGATCTAGAGTTCCCCCCAATCCAGTACCAAGTTGGACTTTATCTTATCAATCACCTGGACTTTCATTTCCTTTACTTAGGAAACAAAGTGAAAGCTATATATGTTATGGGTCACTACGATTTTTCTGGGGAAATATCTAAGGACTCTGAAATCAAAGTAGTCAACTTCACGTATTCTGTCTTCTGGGAAGATTTTGAATCCAAGCAAGAGAATCAAGACGAGGTCAGTGACTTGTCGAAGCACGTTGGAGGAGATGATCATGTGCCTTATGCTACTACAGCTTTCGTCATCTGCATCTGGCTTGGGTTGCTTTGTGCAGTGATTGTGGCATACACATACCTTAGAAA GATTTCTTTTGGAGAAGCCGCAGGGGTTGGTCATGGTGATGCGTGCAGATGTCCTCGGTACTCGTCCCTACTTGGGGCCATTCTGGGTGTTGGAACTCAGCAGTTCATTATGTAA
- the LOC115954201 gene encoding transmembrane 9 superfamily member 5-like produces the protein MPLQKTVYFMYYDNIHLSEYVGGDSSQSLYPKNGDNRRRYFLINHLHFYPQYEGNKVKEIDVLGDYESAVDITEDTEIKVNFTYSVFWEEYESKQEIPSRVRDYLKELFKITNRGRAILFLEQVGGANPSPFATAIAIYGWLLLLYIKIVLYLREYFDRISFVYGHVSVEATRATGVIHSNACRCPRYSSLLGAILGVGTQLFIMICVLFVLAYTGHLYPCNHKRLFIWLIMSYGLTSWFSGYKAASFHSSFTPLGLKECIYQTGALYSGPVFLTCLAIITLKAFTTGVSLLLEIYTLAICFLSLLATVRFLTWGGMSGHSSPQEFSITCSTIRFQSEIPNQAWYMKTPAQMFFGGFLPFICIFYMMDDIYASLYNLKVCGAFGTMLTAFIIVIIVTVLMGMGCTRYQLYKKDHQWWWRSVLCGGSLAIFMFAYGLYFYARASARISMNLLEFLGYNACIFYAVFLILGTIGYNASSIMFRQVDLDLKKRA, from the exons ATGCCATTGCAAAAAACAGTGTACTTTATGTACTACGATAACATTCACTTGTCAGAGTACGTTGGAGGAGATAGCTCACAGTCATTGTACCCGAAAAATGGTGATAACAGGCGTAGGTATTTTCTTATCAATCACCTGCACTTTTATCCTCAGTACGAAGGAAACAAAGTGAAAGAAATAGATGTTTTGGGTGACTATGAATCTGCTGTGGATATAACTGAGGACACCGAAATCAAAGTCAACTTCACTTATTCTGTCTTCTGGGAAGAATATGAATCCAAGCAAGAGATTCCGAGCAGGGTCAGAGACTATTTGAAAGAACTATTCAAGATAACTAATCGGGGCCGGGCAATCCTCTTTTTGGAGCAAGTTGGAGGAGCGAATCCTAGCCCTTTTGCTACTGCTATTGCCATTTACGGCTGGCTTCTGTTGCTTTATATAAAGATTGTGCTATATCTTAGAGAGTACTTTGATCG gatttcttttgtttatggACATGTATCGGTAGAAGCTACAAGAGCTACAGGGGTTATTCATAGTAATGCGTGCAGATGTCCTCGGTACTCGTCCCTACTTGGGGCCATTCTGGGTGTTGGAACTCAACTGTTCATTAT GATTTGCGTCCTCTTCGTCTTGGCATATACAGGTCACCTATATCCCTGCAATCATAAGAGACTGTTTATTTGGCTCATCATGAGTTATGGTCTCACATCATGGTTTTCTGGATACAAGGCTGCTTCATTCCACTCTAGCTTCACACCACTTGGACtg AAAGAATGTATTTACCAAACTGGGGCCCTGTACTCTGGTCCAGTGTTCTTAACATGTCTTGCCATAATTACATTAAAGGCGTTTACAACAGGAGTGTCACTTTTACTAGAAATTTATACTCTAGCCATATGTTTTCTCAGTTTGTTAGCCACTGTCAGATTCCTAACTTGGGGTGGCATGTCTGGGCACTCTTCCCCACAAGAATTTAGTATAACTTGTTCCACCATACGCTTTCAAAGTGAGATTCCTAACCAAGCTTGGTACATGAAGACACCAGCTCAAATGTTCTTTGGGGGCTTTCTGCCTTTCATATGCATCTTCTACATGATGGATGATATTTACGCAAGCTTGTACAATTTGAAAGTTTGTGGTGCATTTGGTACTATGTTGACAGCCTTCATTATTGTCATCATAGTGACTGTGTTAATGGGAATGGGATGCACCCGCTATCAGCTGTACAAGAAAGATCACCAATGGTGGTGGAG ATCTGTGCTTTGTGGGGGATCACTTGCCATTTTCATGTTTGCGTATGGTCTCTATTTCTATGCTAGAGCAAGTGCCAGAATTTCAATGAACCTGCTAGAGTTCCTGGGCTACAATGCTTGCATATTCTACGCTGTCTTCTTGATACTTGGAACCATTGGCTACAATGCTTCATCAATTATGTTCCGTCAAGTGGACCTAGACCTGAAGAAGCGTGCCTAG